One genomic window of Cricetulus griseus strain 17A/GY chromosome 3, alternate assembly CriGri-PICRH-1.0, whole genome shotgun sequence includes the following:
- the Simc1 gene encoding SUMO-interacting motif-containing protein 1 isoform X4, with translation MEDFIVISDDSGSESSAGTRSGRARRLRRALSRTPGALPRRTVDFIDLTRETRTRAKDRNGLCVIDLTRNEEENRPIATLDLTLEPVASSQKEPPNLQTCTSLSGKEVMETPGDIGSQSAAPRIVNNDPVDLDLLEENMFEGSRPPPSINQDSVYPPEPNCSSITYKGDLSFLTSLQLSSDVSSFSSTSNNSSSSNQRSSLPCPQQDMPCQPQGLLCPLQALSCPLRASPCPPRASSCPPQALSCPPQASSCPSQTVQCQLQALPHPPQEVPCPPQNVPCPQQNMPSTRQNISWHPQHPLYPPQDTLGLPQDVPGQPQNLSYPQDVPQLQDIPWSLQDMPLSLQDVLQSLQEMPPLLGDVPQSPEVMQVPGYVTQSPEVMQVPGGVIRSSGVAQLSGGVTQSSGIAQSSGGLTQSSGVAQSSGGVTQSSGGVMWSSGGLTQSSGGLTQSSGGLTQSSGGLTQSSGGLTQSSGGLTQSSGGLTQSSGGLTQSSGGLTQSSGGLTQSSGGLTQSSGGVTQSSGGVTQSSEGLIQSSGGVTQSSGGVMQSSGGVTQSSGVAQSSGGVTQSSGGVILSSGGVTQSSGDVTQSSGGVTQSSGGVTLSSGGVTQSSGGVTQSSGGVTRSSGGVTQSSGGVMWSSGGVTLSSRGVTQTSGGVTQSSGGVMQSLGGVTPSSGGVMRSSGGVTLSSGGVTLSSGGVTPSSGGVTPSSGGVTPSSGGVTPSSGGVTQSSGGVTPSSGGVMQSSGGVTPSSGGVMRSSGGVTPSSGGVTPSSGGVTPSSGGVMKLSTVSQSSVDMMQSPGSVSQSSGDVMQSPGSVPQSSGEVIESPGGMLQSPGEVMQSPGGVLQSPGGVPQSVGDTPHLPDVSHSSLRLLNLARDKPKTSPDEVQNHDTPMDISAPSSPNCSTNPQSEFSLEKVPWLSATDSLARKERSLPQLANPGPAQIQGQIPQVGVYNRPCLHRLKYFLRPPVHHLFFQTLIPDKDTRESKGQKLEPIPHRRLRMVTNTIEENFPLGTVQFLMDFVSPQHYPPREIVAHIIQKILLSGSETVDVLKEAYMLLMKIQQLHPANAKTVEWDWKLLTYVMEEEGQTLPGRVLFLRYVVQTLEDDFQQILRRQRQHLQQSIANTVLSCDKQPHNVRDVIKWLVKAVTENELTQPQDGTQTSSGTGVMKAASDHLSPQPNLTRNTNQLVVCQLQRMLSIAVEVDRTPTCSSNKIAEMMFGFVLDIPERSQREMFFTTMESHLLRCKVLEIIFLHSCETPTRLPLSLAQALYFLNNSTSLLKCQSDKSQWQTWDELVEHLQFLLSSYQHVLREHLRSSVIDRKDLIIKRIKPKPQQGDDITVVDVEKQIEAFRSRLTHILGEPLVPQLQDKVHLLKLLLFYAADLNPDTEPASQH, from the exons GACTTCATTGACCTAACTAGAGAGACCAGAACAAGGGCAAAAGATCGTAATGGACTCTGTGTGATTGATCTGAcaagaaatgaggaagaaaacagaCCTATTGCCACTCTTGACTTGACTTTAGAACCTGTAGCTTCCTCCCAGAAGGAGCCACCCAATCTTCAGACATGTACCAGTCTTTCAGGCAAAGAGGTGATGGAAACACCTGGAGACATAGGCTCTCAGTCTGCAGCACCGAGAATCGTCAACAATGATCCTGTAGATTTGGATTTGTTGGAGGAAAACATGTTTGAAGGTTCTCGACCCCCTCCATCTATCAACCAGGACTCTGTTTATCCACCAGAGCCAAACTGTAGCTCGATCACATACAAAGGTGACCTCAGCTTCTTGACAAGCCTACAGCTCTCTTCAGATGTTAGCTCCTTCTCCTCAACAAGCAATAACAGTAGCAGCAGCAATCAGAGGTCCTCTTTACCATGCCCACAGCAAGACATGCCTTGCCAACCTCAAGGCTTGCTATGCCCACTGCAAGCCTTATCATGCCCACTAAGAGCTTCGCCATGTCCACCACGAGCTTCCTCATGTCCGCCGCAAGCCTTGTCATGTCCCCCGCAAGCTTCCTCATGTCCGTCACAAACTGTGCAGTGCCAACTCCAAGCCTTGCCTCATCCACCTCAAGAAGTGCCATGCCCTCCTCAAAATGTGCCATGCCCTCAGCAGAATATGCCAAGCACACGTCAGAACATATCATGGCATCCTCAACACCCATTATACCCACCCCAAGATACTCTGGGCCTACCTCAAGATGTTCCAGGCCAACCTCAAAACCTGTCATATCCACAGGATGTGCCACAACTGCAAGACATACCATGGTCCCTGCAAGACATGCCGCTGTCACTACAGGATGTGCTGCAGTCACTGCAAGAAATGCCACCACTACTGGGAGATGTGCCACAGTCACCAGAAGTGATGCAGGTACCAGGATATGTGACACAGTCACCAGAAGTGATGCAGGTACCAGGAGGTGTGATACGGTCATCAGGTGTAGCTCAGTTGTCAGGAGGTGTGACACAGTCATCAGGTATAGCTCAGTCGTCAGGAGGTCTAACACAGTCATCAGGTGTAGCTCAGTCATCAGGAGGTGTGACACAGTCATCGGGAGGTGTGATGTGGTCATCGGGAGGTCTAACACAGTCATCAGGAGGTCTAACACAGTCATCAGGAGGTCTAACACAGTCATCAGGAGGTCTAACACAGTCATCAGGAGGTCTGACACAGTCATCAGGAGGTCTGACACAGTCATCGGGAGGTCTAACACAGTCATCGGGAGGTCTAACACAGTCATCGGGAGGTCTAACACAGTCATCGGGAGGTCTGACACAGTCATCGGGAGGTCTGACACAGTCATCAGGAGGTGTGACACAGTCATCAGGAGGTGTGACGCAGTCATCAGAAGGTCTGATACAGTCATCAGGAGGTGTGACGCAGTCATCAGGAGGTGTGATGCAGTCATCAGGAGGTGTGACACAGTCATCAGGTGTAGCTCAGTCATCAGGAGGTGTGACACAGTCATCGGGAGGTGTGATTCTGTCATCGGGAGGTGTGACACAGTCATCTGGAGATGTGACACAGTCATCAGGAGGTGTGACACAGTCATCGGGAGGTGTGACTCTTTCATCGGGAGGTGTGACACAGTCATCGGGAGGTGTGACACAGTCATCAGGAGGTGTGACGCGGTCATCAGGAGGTGTGACACAGTCATCAGGAGGTGTGATGTGGTCATCAGGAGGTGTGACTCTGTCATCAAGAGGTGTGACGCAGACATCAGGAGGTGTGACACAGTCATCAGGAGGTGTGATGCAGTCATTGGGAGGTGTGACGCCGTCATCGGGAGGTGTGATGCGGTCATCGGGAGGTGTGACTCTGTCATCGGGAGGTGTGACTCTGTCATCGGGAGGTGTGACGCCGTCATCGGGAGGTGTGACACCGTCATCGGGAGGTGTGACACCATCATCGGGAGGTGTGACACCGTCATCGGGAGGTGTGACGCAGTCATCGGGAGGTGTGACACCGTCATCGGGAGGTGTGATGCAGTCATCGGGAGGTGTGACACCGTCATCGGGAGGTGTGATGCGGTCATCGGGAGGTGTGACGCCGTCATCGGGAGGTGTGACGCCGTCATCGGGAGGTGTGACACCGTCATCGGGAGGTGTGATGAAGCTATCAACTGTGTCACAGTCATCAGTAGATATGATGCAATCaccaggaagtgtgtcacagtcaTCAGGGGATGTGATGCAATCACCAGGAAGTGTGCCACAGTCATCAGGAGAGGTGATAGAATCACCGGGAGGTATGTTACAGTCACCAGGAGAGGTGATGCAGTCACCAGGAGGTGTGTTACAGTCACCAGGAGGTGTACCACAGTCAGTTGGAGATACACCGCACTTACCAGATGTGTCGCACTCATCACTAAGGTTGTTGAACTTAGCAAGAGACAAGCCAAAGACTTCTCCAGATGAAGTGCAGAATCATGACACTCCTATGGATATTTCTGCTCCATCCTCTCCGAATTGCTCTACCAACCCACAGTCTGAATTTTCCTTAGAAAAAGTTCCTTGGCTCTCTGCCACGGACAGCTTAGCCAGAAAAGAGAGATCATTGCCACAGCTTGCCAACCCTGGGCCTGCCCAGATACAAGGACAAATACCACAAGTTGGGGTATACAACAGACCTTGCCTGCATAGACTGAAATACTTCTTACGACCTCCAGTACATCATCTTTTCTTCCAGACATTAATACCTGATAAAGACACACGGGAG AGCAAGGGTCAGAAATTAGAACCCATCCCTCATCGAAGACTAAGAATGGTGACAAACACtattgaagaaaactttccttTGGGGACTGTGCAGTTTTTAATGGACTTTGTCTCACCCCAACATTACCCACCCAGAGAAATTGTGGCTCACATCATCCAGAAAATCCTGCTCAGTGGCTCTGAGACTGTGGATGTCCTCAAGGAGGCCTACATGCTTCTCATGAAAATTCAACA GCTGCATCCAGCCAATGCCAAGACAGTGGAATGGGACTGGAAACTGCTTACCTACGTCATGGAGGAAGAG GGACAAACTCTGCCCGGACGAGTCCTCTTTCTACGTTACGTAGTACAGACCCTGGAAGATGACTTCCAGCAGATCTTGAGGAGACAGCGGCAGCATCTACAGCAATCCATTGCAAACACCGTTCTGTCATGTGACAAACAGCCCCACAATGTCAG AGATGTTATCAAGTGGCTAGTCAAAGCAGTGACTGAAAATGAATTAACACAGCCCCAAGATGGTACTCAGACTTCTTCAGGAACAGGAGTCATGAAAGCTGCCAGCGACCACCTGTCTCCCCAACCTAACCTGACCAGGAACACCAATCAGCT GGTTGTGTGTCAGCTGCAGAGGATGTTGTCCATCGCTGTGGAGGTTGACAGGACTCCTACCTGCAGCTCCAATAAAATAGCTGAGATGATGTTTGGGTTTGTGCTGGACATTCCTGAGAGGAGTCAGAG GGAGATGTTTTTTACTACCATGGAAAGCCACCTTCTGCGCTGCAAGGTGTTAGAGATCATATTCCTCCACAGTTGTGAGACACCCACCCGTCTCCCCTTGTCTCTGGCCCAGGCCCTCTATTTTCTGAACAACTCCACATCACTGCTCAAGTGTCAG TCAGATAAAAGCCAGTGGCAGACATGGGATGAGCTGGTCGAGCATCTGCAGTTCCTGTTGTCCAGTTACCAGCATGTGCTGAGAG AGCACCTACGGAGTTCAGTGATTGATCGAAAAGACTTGATCATCAAAAGAATCAAGCCCAAGCCCCAACAAGGAGATGACATCACAGTGGTGGATGTGGAGAAGCAGATTGAGGCCTTCCGCAGCCGCCTGACCCACATACTGGGAGAACCCCTGGTCCCCCAGCTCCAAGACAAAGTGCACTTGTTGAAGCTGCTACTCTTCTATGCTGCGGACTTGAACCCTGACACAGAGCCTGCCTCACAGCACTGA
- the Simc1 gene encoding SUMO-interacting motif-containing protein 1 isoform X5 has product MEDFIVISDDSGSESSAGTRSGRARRLRRALSRTPGALPRRTVDFIDLTRETRTRAKDRNGLCVIDLTRNEEENRPIATLDLTLEPVASSQKEPPNLQTCTSLSGKEVMETPGDIGSQSAAPRIVNNDPVDLDLLEENMFEGSRPPPSINQDSVYPPEPNCSSITYKGDLSFLTSLQLSSDVSSFSSTSNNSSSSNQRSSLPCPQQDMPCQPQGLLCPLQALSCPLRASPCPPRASSCPPQALSCPPQASSCPSQTVQCQLQALPHPPQEVPCPPQNVPCPQQNMPSTRQNISWHPQHPLYPPQDTLGLPQDVPGQPQNLSYPQDVPQLQDIPWSLQDMPLSLQDVLQSLQEMPPLLGDVPQSPEVMQVPGYVTQSPEVMQVPGGVIRSSGVAQLSGGVTQSSGIAQSSGGLTQSSGGLTQSSGGLTQSSGGLTQSSGGLTQSSGGLTQSSGGLTQSSGGLTQSSGGLTQSSGGLTQSSGGLTQSSGGLTQSSGGVTQSSGGVTQSSEGLIQSSGGVTQSSGGVMQSSGGVTQSSGVAQSSGGVTQSSGGVILSSGGVTQSSGDVTQSSGGVTQSSGGVTLSSGGVTQSSGGVTQSSGGVTRSSGGVTQSSGGVMWSSGGVTLSSRGVTQTSGGVTQSSGGVMQSLGGVTPSSGGVMRSSGGVTLSSGGVTLSSGGVTPSSGGVTPSSGGVTPSSGGVTPSSGGVTQSSGGVTPSSGGVMQSSGGVTPSSGGVMRSSGGVTPSSGGVTPSSGGVTPSSGGVMKLSTVSQSSVDMMQSPGSVSQSSGDVMQSPGSVPQSSGEVIESPGGMLQSPGEVMQSPGGVLQSPGGVPQSVGDTPHLPDVSHSSLRLLNLARDKPKTSPDEVQNHDTPMDISAPSSPNCSTNPQSEFSLEKVPWLSATDSLARKERSLPQLANPGPAQIQGQIPQVGVYNRPCLHRLKYFLRPPVHHLFFQTLIPDKDTRESKGQKLEPIPHRRLRMVTNTIEENFPLGTVQFLMDFVSPQHYPPREIVAHIIQKILLSGSETVDVLKEAYMLLMKIQQLHPANAKTVEWDWKLLTYVMEEEGQTLPGRVLFLRYVVQTLEDDFQQILRRQRQHLQQSIANTVLSCDKQPHNVRDVIKWLVKAVTENELTQPQDGTQTSSGTGVMKAASDHLSPQPNLTRNTNQLVVCQLQRMLSIAVEVDRTPTCSSNKIAEMMFGFVLDIPERSQREMFFTTMESHLLRCKVLEIIFLHSCETPTRLPLSLAQALYFLNNSTSLLKCQSDKSQWQTWDELVEHLQFLLSSYQHVLREHLRSSVIDRKDLIIKRIKPKPQQGDDITVVDVEKQIEAFRSRLTHILGEPLVPQLQDKVHLLKLLLFYAADLNPDTEPASQH; this is encoded by the exons GACTTCATTGACCTAACTAGAGAGACCAGAACAAGGGCAAAAGATCGTAATGGACTCTGTGTGATTGATCTGAcaagaaatgaggaagaaaacagaCCTATTGCCACTCTTGACTTGACTTTAGAACCTGTAGCTTCCTCCCAGAAGGAGCCACCCAATCTTCAGACATGTACCAGTCTTTCAGGCAAAGAGGTGATGGAAACACCTGGAGACATAGGCTCTCAGTCTGCAGCACCGAGAATCGTCAACAATGATCCTGTAGATTTGGATTTGTTGGAGGAAAACATGTTTGAAGGTTCTCGACCCCCTCCATCTATCAACCAGGACTCTGTTTATCCACCAGAGCCAAACTGTAGCTCGATCACATACAAAGGTGACCTCAGCTTCTTGACAAGCCTACAGCTCTCTTCAGATGTTAGCTCCTTCTCCTCAACAAGCAATAACAGTAGCAGCAGCAATCAGAGGTCCTCTTTACCATGCCCACAGCAAGACATGCCTTGCCAACCTCAAGGCTTGCTATGCCCACTGCAAGCCTTATCATGCCCACTAAGAGCTTCGCCATGTCCACCACGAGCTTCCTCATGTCCGCCGCAAGCCTTGTCATGTCCCCCGCAAGCTTCCTCATGTCCGTCACAAACTGTGCAGTGCCAACTCCAAGCCTTGCCTCATCCACCTCAAGAAGTGCCATGCCCTCCTCAAAATGTGCCATGCCCTCAGCAGAATATGCCAAGCACACGTCAGAACATATCATGGCATCCTCAACACCCATTATACCCACCCCAAGATACTCTGGGCCTACCTCAAGATGTTCCAGGCCAACCTCAAAACCTGTCATATCCACAGGATGTGCCACAACTGCAAGACATACCATGGTCCCTGCAAGACATGCCGCTGTCACTACAGGATGTGCTGCAGTCACTGCAAGAAATGCCACCACTACTGGGAGATGTGCCACAGTCACCAGAAGTGATGCAGGTACCAGGATATGTGACACAGTCACCAGAAGTGATGCAGGTACCAGGAGGTGTGATACGGTCATCAGGTGTAGCTCAGTTGTCAGGAGGTGTGACACAGTCATCAGGTATAGCTCAGTCGTCAGGAGGTCTAACACAGTCATCAG GAGGTCTAACACAGTCATCAGGAGGTCTAACACAGTCATCAGGAGGTCTAACACAGTCATCAGGAGGTCTAACACAGTCATCAGGAGGTCTGACACAGTCATCAGGAGGTCTGACACAGTCATCGGGAGGTCTAACACAGTCATCGGGAGGTCTAACACAGTCATCGGGAGGTCTAACACAGTCATCGGGAGGTCTGACACAGTCATCGGGAGGTCTGACACAGTCATCAGGAGGTGTGACACAGTCATCAGGAGGTGTGACGCAGTCATCAGAAGGTCTGATACAGTCATCAGGAGGTGTGACGCAGTCATCAGGAGGTGTGATGCAGTCATCAGGAGGTGTGACACAGTCATCAGGTGTAGCTCAGTCATCAGGAGGTGTGACACAGTCATCGGGAGGTGTGATTCTGTCATCGGGAGGTGTGACACAGTCATCTGGAGATGTGACACAGTCATCAGGAGGTGTGACACAGTCATCGGGAGGTGTGACTCTTTCATCGGGAGGTGTGACACAGTCATCGGGAGGTGTGACACAGTCATCAGGAGGTGTGACGCGGTCATCAGGAGGTGTGACACAGTCATCAGGAGGTGTGATGTGGTCATCAGGAGGTGTGACTCTGTCATCAAGAGGTGTGACGCAGACATCAGGAGGTGTGACACAGTCATCAGGAGGTGTGATGCAGTCATTGGGAGGTGTGACGCCGTCATCGGGAGGTGTGATGCGGTCATCGGGAGGTGTGACTCTGTCATCGGGAGGTGTGACTCTGTCATCGGGAGGTGTGACGCCGTCATCGGGAGGTGTGACACCGTCATCGGGAGGTGTGACACCATCATCGGGAGGTGTGACACCGTCATCGGGAGGTGTGACGCAGTCATCGGGAGGTGTGACACCGTCATCGGGAGGTGTGATGCAGTCATCGGGAGGTGTGACACCGTCATCGGGAGGTGTGATGCGGTCATCGGGAGGTGTGACGCCGTCATCGGGAGGTGTGACGCCGTCATCGGGAGGTGTGACACCGTCATCGGGAGGTGTGATGAAGCTATCAACTGTGTCACAGTCATCAGTAGATATGATGCAATCaccaggaagtgtgtcacagtcaTCAGGGGATGTGATGCAATCACCAGGAAGTGTGCCACAGTCATCAGGAGAGGTGATAGAATCACCGGGAGGTATGTTACAGTCACCAGGAGAGGTGATGCAGTCACCAGGAGGTGTGTTACAGTCACCAGGAGGTGTACCACAGTCAGTTGGAGATACACCGCACTTACCAGATGTGTCGCACTCATCACTAAGGTTGTTGAACTTAGCAAGAGACAAGCCAAAGACTTCTCCAGATGAAGTGCAGAATCATGACACTCCTATGGATATTTCTGCTCCATCCTCTCCGAATTGCTCTACCAACCCACAGTCTGAATTTTCCTTAGAAAAAGTTCCTTGGCTCTCTGCCACGGACAGCTTAGCCAGAAAAGAGAGATCATTGCCACAGCTTGCCAACCCTGGGCCTGCCCAGATACAAGGACAAATACCACAAGTTGGGGTATACAACAGACCTTGCCTGCATAGACTGAAATACTTCTTACGACCTCCAGTACATCATCTTTTCTTCCAGACATTAATACCTGATAAAGACACACGGGAG AGCAAGGGTCAGAAATTAGAACCCATCCCTCATCGAAGACTAAGAATGGTGACAAACACtattgaagaaaactttccttTGGGGACTGTGCAGTTTTTAATGGACTTTGTCTCACCCCAACATTACCCACCCAGAGAAATTGTGGCTCACATCATCCAGAAAATCCTGCTCAGTGGCTCTGAGACTGTGGATGTCCTCAAGGAGGCCTACATGCTTCTCATGAAAATTCAACA GCTGCATCCAGCCAATGCCAAGACAGTGGAATGGGACTGGAAACTGCTTACCTACGTCATGGAGGAAGAG GGACAAACTCTGCCCGGACGAGTCCTCTTTCTACGTTACGTAGTACAGACCCTGGAAGATGACTTCCAGCAGATCTTGAGGAGACAGCGGCAGCATCTACAGCAATCCATTGCAAACACCGTTCTGTCATGTGACAAACAGCCCCACAATGTCAG AGATGTTATCAAGTGGCTAGTCAAAGCAGTGACTGAAAATGAATTAACACAGCCCCAAGATGGTACTCAGACTTCTTCAGGAACAGGAGTCATGAAAGCTGCCAGCGACCACCTGTCTCCCCAACCTAACCTGACCAGGAACACCAATCAGCT GGTTGTGTGTCAGCTGCAGAGGATGTTGTCCATCGCTGTGGAGGTTGACAGGACTCCTACCTGCAGCTCCAATAAAATAGCTGAGATGATGTTTGGGTTTGTGCTGGACATTCCTGAGAGGAGTCAGAG GGAGATGTTTTTTACTACCATGGAAAGCCACCTTCTGCGCTGCAAGGTGTTAGAGATCATATTCCTCCACAGTTGTGAGACACCCACCCGTCTCCCCTTGTCTCTGGCCCAGGCCCTCTATTTTCTGAACAACTCCACATCACTGCTCAAGTGTCAG TCAGATAAAAGCCAGTGGCAGACATGGGATGAGCTGGTCGAGCATCTGCAGTTCCTGTTGTCCAGTTACCAGCATGTGCTGAGAG AGCACCTACGGAGTTCAGTGATTGATCGAAAAGACTTGATCATCAAAAGAATCAAGCCCAAGCCCCAACAAGGAGATGACATCACAGTGGTGGATGTGGAGAAGCAGATTGAGGCCTTCCGCAGCCGCCTGACCCACATACTGGGAGAACCCCTGGTCCCCCAGCTCCAAGACAAAGTGCACTTGTTGAAGCTGCTACTCTTCTATGCTGCGGACTTGAACCCTGACACAGAGCCTGCCTCACAGCACTGA